A genomic stretch from Engraulis encrasicolus isolate BLACKSEA-1 chromosome 10, IST_EnEncr_1.0, whole genome shotgun sequence includes:
- the LOC134457226 gene encoding potassium voltage-gated channel subfamily A member 10-like gives MILGLSKALSTMEVALVDFENVDDMGGSDMVGSSPGRGMGDPSYPSAKSAMATAMDMPECSASNHFFSSSQPSSQSSSQRKPSTAGQNLGLPPSPTLPPGVSRRGRASCASLISNWKLLLNSDGTQSETIFSKLAKECCEDLFVDKRGLDDGDQKVIINIAGLRFETQLKTLDQFPETLLGDPIKRMDYFDPMRNEYFFDRNRPSFDGILYYYQSGGKVRRPANVPLDVFADEMIFYELGNDAMEQFREDEGFIKEAEVPLPTNEFYRQFWLLFEYPESSNAARGVALVSIFVITISIVIFCLETLPEFRDDLDHPPAGGGLPLNRSHGGSSPSPPSATAKTITNTFTDPFFIVETACIIWFSFELIVRFVVCPSKKEFFNNLMNIIDLISIFPYFVTLITELMNNPELAQSAPNQNMSLAILRIVRLVRVFRIFKLSRHSKGLQILGQTLKASMRELGLLIFFLFIGVILFSSAIYFAEVDEPDTQFTSIPDGFWWAVVTMTTVGYGDMCPITLGGKMVGTLCAIAGVLTIALPVPVIVSNFNYFYHRETEQEDKQPVAEATDKSMKANAPDKSSSNTSLNKANGYQ, from the coding sequence ATGATCCTGGGCCTGTCCAAGGCACTGAGCACCATGGAGGTCGCGCTGGTAGACTTTGAGAACGTCGACGACATGGGTGGCTCGGACATGGTTGGTAGCAGCCCGGGCAGGGGCATGGGTGACCCCAGCTACCCGAGCGCGAAGAGTGCTATGGCCACGGCCATGGACATGCCAGAGTGCAGTGCGAGCAACCACTTTTTCTCCTCCTCGCAGCCCTCCTCACAGTCTTCTTCCCAGCGCAAGCCCAGCACGGCCGGGCAGAACTTGGGGCTGCCCCCCTCGCCCACGCTACCGCCTGGTGTCTCCAGGAGGGGGCGGGCCAGCTGCGCCAGTCTCATATCCAACTGGAAGCTTCTGCTGAACAGCGATGGCACCCAGAGCGAGACCATCTTCAGCAAGCTGGCGAAGGAGTGCTGCGAAGACCTGTTTGTGGACAAGCGGGGCCTGGACGATGGTGACCAAAAAGTGATCATCAATATTGCGGGCTTGCGATTCGAAACACAGCTCAAGACTTTAGATCAGTTTCCCGAGACTCTGCTTGGGGACCCCATTAAGAGAATGGATTACTTTGACCCCATGAGAAACGAATATTTTTTTGATCGCAACAGGCCGAGTTTCGATGGCATTTTGTACTACTATCAGTCCGGAGGCAAAGTGCGTAGGCCCGCGAATGTACCCTTAGATGTTTTTGCAGACGAAATGATCTTTTATGAACTGGGGAATGATGCAATGGAACAGTTTAGGGAGGACGAGGGCTTCATCAAAGAGGCGGAGGTGCCTTTGCCAACCAACGAGTTCTACAGACAATTCTGGCTGCTCTTCGAGTACCCGGAGAGCTCCAATGCCGCCCGAGGTGTGGCATTGGTCTCCATCTTCGTCATCACCATTTCCATCGTCATCTTCTGCCTGGAGACGTTGCCGGAGTTCCGCGACGACCTGGACCACCCGCCTGCCGGTGGCGGTCTGCCTTTGAACCGATCCCACGGCGGCAGCTCACCCTCCCCTCCAAGTGCCACGGCCAAAACCATCACCAACACCTTCACGGACCCGTTCTTCATCGTCGAGACGGCCTGCATCATCTGGTTCTCCTTCGAGCTCATCGTGCGCTTTGTCGTGTGCCCCAGCAAGAAGGAGTTCTTCAACAACCTCATGAACATCATCGACCTCATCTCCATCTTCCCATACTTTGTCACTCTGATCACAGAGTTGATGAACAACCCCGAGCTTGCCCAGAGCGCCCCGAACCAGAACATGTCGCTGGCCATCCTGCGAATCGTTCGACTGGTGCGGGTGTTTCGAATCTTCAAGCTGTCGCGACACTCCAAAGGCCTTCAGATCTTGGGCCAGACCCTCAAGGCCAGCATGAGGGAGCTGGGGctgctcatcttcttcctcttcatcggAGTCATCCTCTTCTCCAGCGCCATCTACTTTGCCGAGGTGGACGAGCCCGATACACAGTTCACCAGCATACCCGACGGGTTCTGGTGGGCCGTGGTGACCATGACAACCGTGGGGTACGGTGACATGTGCCCCATAACTCTGGGCGGGAAAATGGTCGGAACTCTGTGCGCCATCGCCGGCGTGCTGACCATCGCCCTGCCAGTGCCTGTCATCGTCTCCAACTTTAACTACTTCTACCACCGAGAAACTGAGCAGGAGGACAAGCAGCCCGTCGCCGAGGCGACAGACAAGAGCATGAAGGCAAATGCACCAGACAAGAGCAGCAGCAACACATCTCTGAACAAAGCCAATGGCTATCAGTGA